A single genomic interval of Helianthus annuus cultivar XRQ/B chromosome 13, HanXRQr2.0-SUNRISE, whole genome shotgun sequence harbors:
- the LOC110899518 gene encoding glutathione S-transferase T3 isoform X2, translating into MHPYRPPFGGPARPTNPNTTQPQTPYNLQDMDPSFLTYAAFLSGASPFVPPTYGFGQAGGSQPSQPEPESEPDVEVVPESHKKKEKDEPRRAKTTIKWTKDEEYTLSRAWLDISEDEDTANFQTGPVFWDRVRALFYSSWGQGEHRDKDSISSKWTDINNKCHAFQEVYQRNYDNRPSGESDVGVLTKTLEEFDRTKSPFTYYKCWELLRKSPKWALVNPMTSSSRRRAKRSKTSSSADPSTPTSDARNVNLNETLDVDEQIQEELARPTGRRKGTGKKTVESSSDLELKDDFEEMNRRLQDIRDLGHKRWEIMKDRVVETKKFNELQEARQMEKDIEFLSKPIDHLQGDALILAQMRRQKIREKYGL; encoded by the exons ATGCATCCATACCGACCCCCGTTTGGTGGCCCCGCAAGACCcacgaacccgaacacaacccaaccgcaaaccCCGTACAACCTacaagacatggacccgagcttttTAACTTACGCGGCTTTCTTGAGTGGCGCCTCTCCTTTTGTTCCTCCCACCTACGGCTttggtcaagccggcgggtcgcaaccgtcacaacccgaacccgaatccgaaccCGATGTCGAGGTCGTGCCGGA GTCGCATAAAAAGAAGGAAAAGGATGAGCCTCGACGTGCAAAAACAACCATTAAATGGACGAAGGACGAGGAATACACGTTGAGTCGGGCGTGGCTCGATATTTCGGAGGACGAAGATACCG caaactttcaaacgggcccCGTTTTTTGGGATAGGGTGCGTGCACTCTTTTATAGCTCGTGGGGTCAAGGCGAGCATCGGGACAAGGATTcaatttctagcaaatggaccgacatcaacaacaaaTGTCACGCGTTTCAAGAAGTTTACCAACGTAACTACGACAATCGCCCGAGCGGTGAAAGTGACGTCGGGGTTTTAACAAAGACTTTGGAGGAGTTCGATCGGACGAAAAGCCCTTTCACGTACTATAAGTGTTGGGAGCTTctacgaaaaagtccaaagtgggcgcTTGTTAATCCAATGACGTCAAGTAGTAGACGCCgggctaaaaggtcaaaaacatcatcctccgcCGACCCGTCAACTCCGACATCCGATGCCCGTAATGTTAATTTAAATGAAACGTTGGACGTCGACGAGCAAATTCAAGAAGAGTTGGCCCGACCCACCGGTAGAAGAAAGGGAACGGGGAAAAAAAcggtcgagtcgtcttccgatctcgaaCTAAAGGatgatttcgaggagatgaaccgtcgtctccaagatATTCGCGACCTCGGCCACAAACGTTGGGAGATTATGAAAGACCGAGTAGTTGAAACCAAAAAGTTCAACGAGTTGCAAGAGGCGCgacaaatggaaaaggacattgagtttttgtccaaaccgatCGACCACCTCCAAGGCGACGCGTTGATCTTGGCTcaaatgcgtcgccaaaaaatacgagaaaaatatggactttag
- the LOC110899517 gene encoding B2 protein, whose protein sequence is MENNNQSSFWQFSDQLRVQSNNLANLSLNDSIWSTSYGSKRPEKDRRNFDIRVGGDFINSGAGNANSSGSSNSDFNGFNFDWKMGPTSQNHHVGDFGINGGFNKGIYSKPSLNFGVNNFNNHNNVGFEKNGFKKDGKFGKNGEDDHHGFGGKHGKNKKNNNNSNVNNNTNEKDKNSVDKRFKTLPPSESLPRNETVGGYIFVCNNDTMQENLKRQLFGLPPRYRDSVRQITPGLPLFLYNYSTHQLHGVFEATSFGGTNIDPSAWEDKKNPGESRFPAQVRVMTRKLAEPLEEDSFRPILHHYDGPKFRLELNIPEALSLLDIFEDNKN, encoded by the exons ATGGAGAACAACAATCAATCATCTTTTTGGCAGTTTAGTGACCAGCTTCGTGTGCAAAGCAACAATCTTGCAAATCTTTCTTTAAACGACTCAATCTGGAGCACCTCATACGGATCCAAACGGCCGGAAAAAGATCGCCGGAACTTTGACATCCGGGTCGGCGGCGACTTCATCAACTCCGGCGCCGGTAACGCCAACAGTTCCGGTTCATCAAACTCTGACTTTAATGGGTTCAACTTTGACTGGAAAATGGGGCCCACAAGTCAAAATCATCATGTTGGTGATTTTGGGATTAATGGTGGGTTTAATAAGGGGATTTATTCAAAACCAAGTTTGAATTTTGGTGTAAATAAttttaataatcataataatgTTGGTTTTGAGAAAAATGGGTTCAAGAAAGATGGGAAATTTGGGAAAAATGGTGAGGATGATCATCATGGCTTTGGTGGTAAACATGGGAAGAACAAgaagaacaataataatagtaatgtGAATAATAATACTAATGAGAAGGATAAGAATAGTGTTGATAAGAGGTTCAAGACTCTGCCACCTTCAGAATCTTTGCCCAGAAATGAGACTGTTGGTGGGTATATTTTTGTCTGCAACAATGATACTATGCAAGAGAATCTCAAAAGACAGCTCTTTG GTTTACCCCCTCGCTACCGCGACTCGGTTAGACAAATCACACCTGGTCTGCCTCTGTTCCTCTACAACTACTCCACTCACCAACTTCATGGTGTTTTCGAG GCTACAAGTTTTGGTGGAACAAATATCGACCCGTCTGCTTGGGAAGACAAGAAGAACCCTGGTGAATCGCGTTTCCCTGCTCAGGTGCGAGTTATGACCAGGAAACTGGCCGAGCCGTTAGAAGAGGACTCCTTTAGGCCAATTCTTCACCACTATGATGGCCCCAAGTTTCGCCTTGAACTCAACATCCCCGAG GCGCTCTCACTCTTGGACATATTTGAAGATAACAAGAACTGA
- the LOC110899518 gene encoding glutathione S-transferase T3 isoform X1 translates to MHPYRPPFGGPARPTNPNTTQPQTPYNLQDMDPSFLTYAAFLSGASPFVPPTYGFGQAGGSQPSQPEPESEPDVEVVPESQPEPVQDKSKRGRRSHKKKEKDEPRRAKTTIKWTKDEEYTLSRAWLDISEDEDTANFQTGPVFWDRVRALFYSSWGQGEHRDKDSISSKWTDINNKCHAFQEVYQRNYDNRPSGESDVGVLTKTLEEFDRTKSPFTYYKCWELLRKSPKWALVNPMTSSSRRRAKRSKTSSSADPSTPTSDARNVNLNETLDVDEQIQEELARPTGRRKGTGKKTVESSSDLELKDDFEEMNRRLQDIRDLGHKRWEIMKDRVVETKKFNELQEARQMEKDIEFLSKPIDHLQGDALILAQMRRQKIREKYGL, encoded by the exons ATGCATCCATACCGACCCCCGTTTGGTGGCCCCGCAAGACCcacgaacccgaacacaacccaaccgcaaaccCCGTACAACCTacaagacatggacccgagcttttTAACTTACGCGGCTTTCTTGAGTGGCGCCTCTCCTTTTGTTCCTCCCACCTACGGCTttggtcaagccggcgggtcgcaaccgtcacaacccgaacccgaatccgaaccCGATGTCGAGGTCGTGCCGGAGTcgcaacccgaaccggtgcaagaCAAATCGAAACGCGGCAGAAGGTCGCATAAAAAGAAGGAAAAGGATGAGCCTCGACGTGCAAAAACAACCATTAAATGGACGAAGGACGAGGAATACACGTTGAGTCGGGCGTGGCTCGATATTTCGGAGGACGAAGATACCG caaactttcaaacgggcccCGTTTTTTGGGATAGGGTGCGTGCACTCTTTTATAGCTCGTGGGGTCAAGGCGAGCATCGGGACAAGGATTcaatttctagcaaatggaccgacatcaacaacaaaTGTCACGCGTTTCAAGAAGTTTACCAACGTAACTACGACAATCGCCCGAGCGGTGAAAGTGACGTCGGGGTTTTAACAAAGACTTTGGAGGAGTTCGATCGGACGAAAAGCCCTTTCACGTACTATAAGTGTTGGGAGCTTctacgaaaaagtccaaagtgggcgcTTGTTAATCCAATGACGTCAAGTAGTAGACGCCgggctaaaaggtcaaaaacatcatcctccgcCGACCCGTCAACTCCGACATCCGATGCCCGTAATGTTAATTTAAATGAAACGTTGGACGTCGACGAGCAAATTCAAGAAGAGTTGGCCCGACCCACCGGTAGAAGAAAGGGAACGGGGAAAAAAAcggtcgagtcgtcttccgatctcgaaCTAAAGGatgatttcgaggagatgaaccgtcgtctccaagatATTCGCGACCTCGGCCACAAACGTTGGGAGATTATGAAAGACCGAGTAGTTGAAACCAAAAAGTTCAACGAGTTGCAAGAGGCGCgacaaatggaaaaggacattgagtttttgtccaaaccgatCGACCACCTCCAAGGCGACGCGTTGATCTTGGCTcaaatgcgtcgccaaaaaatacgagaaaaatatggactttag